One genomic segment of Flavobacteriaceae bacterium includes these proteins:
- a CDS encoding integration host factor subunit beta, which produces MTKADIVSKISDKSGIEKTDVLTIVEAFMTEVKDALENGENVYLRGFGSFIIKTRAEKTGRNISKNTTIKIPAHNIPAFKPSKTFTEGVKNKVTVK; this is translated from the coding sequence ATGACGAAAGCGGATATTGTATCGAAAATCTCTGATAAATCGGGTATTGAAAAAACAGATGTATTAACCATTGTAGAAGCATTTATGACCGAGGTAAAAGATGCATTGGAAAATGGAGAGAATGTTTATTTAAGAGGCTTTGGTAGTTTTATTATTAAAACCAGAGCAGAAAAAACAGGAAGAAATATCTCTAAAAATACAACTATTAAAATTCCTGCACACAACATACCGGCTTTTAAACCATCAAAAACGTTTACTGAAGGGGTAAAAAACAAGGTAACAGTAAAGTAA
- the gldD gene encoding gliding motility lipoprotein GldD, with product MKTLKVKTIIFLFSSIFFACKNDVLPKPKAYLSLTYAKAVYKKLAVKRPYVFLVSDKAVIKDEENHWLKIMYPKLKASIDITYRPVKDNLKELLIESEKLVYKHTLKAEQIIPKDFINEEKKVYGSLHEITGNAASQIQFHVTDSTKNFLKGALYFYAKPNYDSVLPAAAYIKKDIIKLIESLGWNRKKPTFILN from the coding sequence TTGAAAACATTAAAAGTTAAAACAATCATATTCCTTTTTTCATCAATATTTTTTGCCTGCAAAAATGATGTACTGCCCAAACCTAAAGCATACTTGAGTTTAACGTATGCAAAAGCAGTGTATAAAAAACTAGCTGTAAAAAGACCCTATGTATTTTTAGTTTCTGATAAAGCTGTTATTAAAGATGAAGAGAATCATTGGCTTAAAATTATGTATCCGAAACTAAAAGCTTCCATAGATATAACATACAGGCCTGTAAAAGATAACTTAAAAGAGCTATTGATTGAATCTGAAAAGCTAGTCTATAAACATACGCTAAAAGCAGAGCAGATTATTCCTAAAGATTTTATAAACGAAGAAAAAAAAGTATATGGTAGCTTACATGAAATAACTGGTAATGCGGCATCTCAAATTCAATTTCATGTAACGGACAGTACTAAAAATTTCTTAAAAGGAGCATTGTATTTCTATGCAAAGCCCAACTACGATTCCGTATTACCGGCAGCAGCTTATATTAAAAAAGACATAATTAAACTGATAGAATCTTTGGGGTGGAATAGAAAAAAACCTACTTTTATACTTAATTAA
- the gldE gene encoding gliding motility-associated protein GldE, which yields MLVVSLLALTILLACSALISGSEVSFFTLSQTDLDILSEKSKGENGIVLLLEKPRKLLATILITNNFINILIVFLFASIGEVVFKDLNYYLDLYLLKIHIRFLIEVVLITFLILLFGEVLPKIYASRKALFFSNLMHKPIRFLNIIFTPFSYPLIHFTQIIEKRFGYKSNYFSVETLSQALELTSDESTTKDEQKILQGIVNFGSTETVQIMKPRIDIFALSDDEPYEDVVKKILKNGYSRNPVYHENIDTIVGVLYAKDLLAHLNKKQFKWQKLLRKPFFVPENKKLDDLLSEFQEKKNHLAIVVDEYGGTSGIVTLEDVIEEIVGDINDEFDTDDLSYSKINNHTYVFEGKISIKDFCKVFEGDEAIFEEEKGESETLAGFILEISGKFPRKGDKINFNNYTFTIEVSDRKRIIQIKAERKVV from the coding sequence ATGCTCGTTGTTAGTTTACTCGCTCTTACTATTCTTTTGGCGTGCTCTGCGTTAATCTCCGGAAGTGAAGTGTCTTTTTTTACACTCTCACAAACAGATTTGGATATATTATCTGAAAAATCCAAAGGAGAAAATGGTATTGTCCTACTCCTTGAAAAGCCCAGAAAATTACTAGCGACCATTTTAATAACCAATAATTTTATCAATATTCTTATTGTATTTTTATTTGCCTCAATCGGGGAAGTTGTTTTTAAGGATTTAAATTATTATTTAGATTTATATTTATTAAAAATTCATATTCGGTTTTTAATAGAAGTCGTACTTATTACGTTTTTGATTTTACTTTTCGGGGAAGTTTTACCAAAAATATATGCCTCTCGAAAAGCGCTATTTTTCTCTAATTTGATGCATAAACCTATCCGTTTTTTAAATATTATATTTACTCCATTTAGCTATCCTCTTATTCATTTTACTCAAATTATCGAAAAAAGATTCGGCTATAAAAGCAATTATTTTTCAGTGGAAACACTATCGCAAGCTCTGGAGCTGACCTCAGACGAATCTACGACAAAAGATGAGCAGAAAATATTACAAGGAATCGTAAACTTTGGAAGTACGGAGACGGTACAGATCATGAAACCGAGGATAGATATTTTTGCATTATCCGATGATGAACCTTATGAAGATGTGGTGAAAAAGATCCTTAAAAACGGCTATTCAAGAAACCCTGTTTACCACGAAAATATAGATACTATTGTTGGCGTTTTATATGCAAAAGATTTATTAGCTCACTTGAATAAAAAACAATTTAAATGGCAAAAGTTGTTACGAAAGCCTTTCTTTGTTCCGGAAAACAAAAAACTGGATGACTTGCTGAGTGAATTTCAAGAAAAGAAAAACCACTTAGCAATTGTAGTTGACGAGTATGGAGGAACAAGCGGAATTGTTACTCTTGAAGATGTTATTGAGGAAATTGTCGGCGATATTAATGATGAATTTGATACGGATGATTTGTCTTATTCTAAAATAAATAACCATACGTATGTTTTTGAAGGAAAAATAAGTATTAAAGATTTTTGCAAGGTTTTTGAAGGAGATGAAGCTATTTTTGAGGAAGAAAAAGGAGAATCGGAAACATTGGCTGGTTTTATTTTGGAAATATCGGGAAAATTTCCCCGCAAAGGAGACAAAATAAACTTCAACAATTATACGTTTACTATAGAGGTTTCAGATAGGAAACGAATTATTCAAATAAAAGCAGAAAGAAAAGTTGTATAG